TGCGCCAGCTGCTGACCGCGTCGTTCACCGCCACCGGCGACGCGGCGTTCGCGCTGCACCCCGAGACCGGCGACGTCTACCTGCGGCTCCTGCGCTCGCTCTACCACCTCGAGTACGAGGAGTTCGAGGATCTGGTCCAGACCATCGCGACCGTCGCCGACGACTGGGACGATCGCCTGGCCAAGGCGCTGGCGTAGCGCCGCGCTCGTGCGGGCGATCCTCGACGACGCCGCCGCGACCGAGGCCTGCGGCGCGGCCCTGGGCGCGGTCGCCGTCGGCGGCGACGTGATCGCGCTGGTCGGCGATCTCGGCGCCGGCAAGACCACGCTGGTGCGCGGCGTCGCCCGCGGCGCCGGCGCGATCGCCGAGGACGTCGCCAGCCCGACCTTCGCGCTGGTCCACGAGTACCCCGGGCGGCTCGCGCTGGCCCACCTCGATCTGTACCGGCTCGAGCGCGCGCGCGACCTCGACGAGATCGGCTTCGACGACGCGCTCGATCGCCCGGACGCGATCGCGCTGATCGAGTGGGCCGATCGGTTCGAGGACCGGCTGCCGGCCGATCACCTCCGGATCGAGCTGACCCACGCCGACGCCGCGCGGATCCTGACCGCGACCGCCACCGGCCCGCGCAGCGCGGCGCGCCTGGCGGCCTGGCAGGCGGCCTGGGTCGACGCCCGCTAGCGGCGACGGCGCCGGCTGCCGGTCAGCGCATCGCCTGCTGCATCCGCTCGCTCATCTTCTGCTTGAGCGCCGGCGGCGTCAGCTGCTCGCACGCGTTGAACCCGTCCATCGTGCCGGCCGAGGCCCGCAGGCAGGCCTTGAGCGCGTCGGGCCAGCCGTCCTGCTCGCACGACGGCTCGATCACGCCGGCCACCTTGTCGAGCATCTGCTGGATCTGCGGATCGGGCGCGCCCATCGACGACGCGATCGCGCTGCGGACCTTGCCGGCGATCGCCTTGCAGTCGCCGCCGCTGGTCTTGACGTGGGGGTAGAGCTTGGGCGCGCACTGGGCCGCGCTCCACTGATCGCGGGTCTCGACGAGGCACGCGCCCTCGTCCTTGGTCACGTGGACCTGCTCGCACAGCGCCACGAACTTCGCGATCGTCGGCGCCCGGGCCTCGACGGCCGCGTAGTTGCCCAGCTCGATCGACGCGGCGTGGGCGCCGACGACCTGGCAGTCGGCGCCCGGCGGGCGGACGCACAGATCCGACAGGCACATCAGGCCCTCGGCGCACGTGCGATCGGCCCGGCACGCGCCGCGCTCCTCGCCGGCGGCGGCCGTCGTCGGCCCGCTGGTGGAGGTGCGCCCGCACCCGATCGCCCCGACCACGAACGCGCCCACGGCCATCCAGCTGACGAGCTTCATGACACCAGCATACGCACGGACCCGGCGCGCGATCCGACGCCGCGCGTCGAAATCCCGAGCCAAGCCCAGGCCCGCAGCCGGTGTCGCGCGGCGCTGGCGTCACGGCGCTGGCGTCACGGCGCCGGCGTGATCGTCTCGACCAGATCGACCTCGTCGGACTTGCCGCAGTCCATGTCGCCCTCGCACGACGCCGCGAGCACGTTGGCCTTGCGGGTGGTGACAGTGACCCGCTGGCCGATCAGCGCGGTGGCGTCGTGCGGGCCGCCCTCGCACAGGTCGAAGTCGCCCTCGAGCGACTGCTCGCCGGCGGCGTCCTCGAGCACGACGTAGCAGGCGCGGTCACCGTTCTCGAGCGCCTTGAGCACGCCGGTCGGGCCGGCGGCGGCCGCGCTCGAGGCCGGGCTCGGCGCCGCGGGGCCCGCGGCCTTGCCCCCGCAGGCGGCGAGGAGCGCGCACGAGACCATGGAGACCAGCCGGAGCGACATGAGCATCCGCCGATGGTGCCACGGCGGCACCGTCGGGGGCCAGCCACGGCGTCGGGCGCCAGCGCTCGCATCGCCCAGGGCGAGGGTGCAAGATGCGCCATGCTCCGTGGGCACGTGATGCTCTGCGCGTGGCTGGCGACCGCGGCCGGCGTGCGCGGGGCGGTCGCCGAGCCGCGCGCGGTGACCCGGGCCGCGGCGCTGGCCGCCGTCGACGACGCGCCCGCGCAGGCGATCGCGCGCGCGCGGCCGGGCCGCGGGGGGCGGCTGGGCGCCGCGGGGGGGTGATCGCCGGGGTCACCGTGCCGCTGCCGGTGTTCGGGCCGGGGCCGGCCGCGCGCCGCAGCGCCCGCGCCGCCGCCGCCGCCACCCGCGCGCTCGCGCTGGTCGGGCGGCTCGAGCTGCGCGAACAGATCGAGGTGGCCTGGCTCGATCTGGCCCGCGCCCAGGAGCTGGCCGCGCTCGCGGACGACGCGATCGCGCGGGCGCGCGAGCTCGAGCAGGTGGCCCAGGCGCGGCTCGACGCGGGCGACACCGCGGCGGTCGACGTCCAGGCCGCGCTGGCCGCGCGGCTCCGGGCCGAGGTCGACGGCGCGGCGGTCGCGGCCGACGTCGTGGTCGCCGGCGCGACGCTGGCGACGCTGGTCGGGTGGGACGCCGACGACGGGCTGGTCGCCGAGGGTGGCCTGCCGGCGCCGACGCTGCCGCCGACCGTGGCCGCGCTCCGAGCCCAGCTGGGGCAGCACCCCGAGGCCCGCGCCGCCGCCGCGGCGCGCGACGCCACCGCGGCCAGCGCGGCCCTGATCGCGCGCGAGCGCTGGCCGGCGCTCGCGGTCGATCTCGAGGTCGACGCCCTCGACCGCCGGGGCGATCCCGACGACGTCCGCGCCAGCCTGGTGGTCGAGGTGCCGCTGTTCGGGCGCGCCGGCGCGCGCGCGCGCGCCGCCCGGGCCGAGGTCGCGGTGGCGGTGGCCGAGCTCTCGGCCCGGACCCAGGCGCTGACGGGCGAGCTGATCGCGGCGCAGCGCCGCGCGCGCGCCACCGCCGCCCGCGCGCAGCGGTTCGAGCTCGAGGTGCTGCCGGCCCAGGAGCTCGCGACCGCCCAGGCGCTCGCGGCCTACCGCGCCGGCGCCACTGATCTGATCGCGGCCCTCGTGGCCGGGCGCGAGCTGCTCGCGGTCCGGGCCGAGGTGACCGAGGCCCGGTACCAGGCCGCGGTGGCGCAGGCGGCGCTGGCGCGCGCGCTCGGCGGCGGCCCGTGATGCGGGCGCGCGCGCTCGTGGCGGTGGCGCTGGTCGCCGGCTGCGGCCGCAAGCCGCCGGCGACCGAGGACGACGAGCCACCGCCACCGGTGGCGGTGACCTGCGCCGCGGCCGAGACGCGCGCGGTGACCGACGCGCTGGTGGTGCGCGGGCTGGTGGCGCCGCCACCCGCGGCCGACGCGGTGCTGTCGTCGTTGATCGCCGGGCGGGTCACCGCGCTCGCGGTCGATGTCGGCGACGTGGTGGTGGCGAACCAGATCGTCGCCCGGGTCGAGGATCCGGCGCTCAGCGCCGGCACCCGCGAGGCCGCGGCCGCGATCGCCGAGGCCGAGGCCGAGGTCGCCGGGGCCGCCGCCGCCCGCGCCCGCCTCGAGCAGCTGGTCAGCAAGGGCATCGGCGCGCGCCGCGATCTCGACGACGCGATCGCGCGTGACGCCACCGCCCGGGCCGCGCTGACCGGCGCCCGAGCTCGATCGAGCGCGGCCACCGGCCAGGCCGCGCGGGCCGTGCTCCGGGCCCCGCGCGCCGGCACGGTGCTGCGGGTGTTCCGCCGCAGCGGCGAGGCCGTCGACGGCACGCCGGCCACGCCGATCGTCGAGATCGCCGACGTCGCGACGCTCGAGCTGCGCGCCGAGATCAGCGCGCCCGACCTGGTGCGGCTCGCGCTCGGCCAGGCCGCGACCGTGACGCTCGACGCGCTGCCGGATCAGCCGCTCGCGGCGGTGATCGCGATGGTCGCGCCGGCGATCGATCCGGCCACCGGGCTGGGCGAGGTGCGCCTGACGCTGGCGGCGCCGCCGGCCGGGACCCGGCTGATCGTCGGCCTGACCGGCACCGCGACGGTGGCCCTGGGCGCGCACGACGGCCTGGTCGTGCCGCTCGCGGCCTTGCGCCGCGGCGCCAGCGGCGGCGACGAGCTGGTCGTGTGCGCGGGCGAACCGCTCGCGGCGGTGGTCACGGAGGTCACCGTCGGCGTCCGCCAGGGCGGCGTCGCCGAGATCACCGCCGGGCTCGCCGTCGGCGACCGGGTCGTGGTCGATCACGCGCTCGGCCTCGACGACGGCCAGCCGCTGATCGCGGCGCGGCGGCGCCCACGCCCGCGCCCGCGGGCGGCGAGCCCGATGATCGGCCGCCGCTGGGTCGCCTGGCTCGAGCGGCGCGCCAGCCTGGTGTGGTTGGTCGCGCTCGGCTGCGCCGCCCTCGGCGCCGCGGCGATGCTGACCTTGCCGAGCGGCATCTACCCCGAGATGGAGTTCCCGCGCGTGGTCGTGGTCGCGCGGATCGGCCAGGTGCCGCCGGCGCTGGTCGAGACCTCGGTGACCCGCCCCATCGAGGAGGCGGTCGCGGTGGTGCCGGGCGTGCGCTACGTCCGCGCCCGATCGATCCGCGGCGCGGCCGAGCTGTCGCTGCAGCTGGTCGACGGCGCCGATCCGCGCCAGGCCGAGCAGGCGGTGCGCGCGGCGATCGACGGCCTCGATCTGCCGCCGGGCACCCAGGTCCACGTCGAGCGGGTGCTGCCGACCTCGGTGCCGGTGATCACGTTCAACGTCGCCGGCGCCGTCGACGTGCGCGCGCTGCGCGACGCCGCCGAGCGCGTGCTGCGGCCGGCGCTGGTCCGGGTCCCGGGCGTCGGCGGCGTCGAGGTCCAGGGCGGCCGCGTGCGCGAGATCGAGGTCATCTTGCGGCCGGCCGATCTGGCCGCGCACCAGCTCACGCCGTCGATCGTCGCCGAGCGCCTCGCGGCCCAGGACCTGCTGATCGGCGTCGGCCGGGTCGTCGACGAGCACCAGACCCTGCCGGTCGTCGTCGACGCCCAGCCGGTCGACCTCGCGGCGATCGCGGCGCTGCCGGTGGCGCCGGGGCCGACCGGCCCGCTGCCGCTGTCGGCCGTGGCCGACGTGGTCGAGGGCTCGACCGACCCCGACGTGATCGTGACGGGGCCCGCCGGCGACACCGTCGTCGTGACGGTCGCGCGCCTGCCCGGCGCCAGCACGCCGGCCGTGGTCGCGGGCGCGCGCCGCGCGGTGGCGGCGCTCGTGACCAGCGGCGCGCTGCCCGCGGCCATCGAGGTCGAGCCGGTCTACGACCAGGCGGCGCTGGTCGACGAGTCGATCGCGAGCGTGCGCGACGCGATCCTGATCGGCGTGGCGCTGGCGCTGGTGGTGATCGGCCTGTTCCTGCGCGACCTGCGCGCCGGGCTGGTCGCGGCGGTGCCGGTGCCGCTGTCGCTCCTGGCCACGTTCGCGACCATGCGCGCGGCCGGGTTCTCGCTGAACCTGATGTCGCTGGGCGGCCTCGCGGTCGCGATCGGCCTGGTCGTCGACGACGCGATCGTCGTGACCGAGGGCATCGTGCGCCGGCTCGAGGACGGCAGCACCCGCGCCGCCGCGGCCCGCGACGGGCTCGGCGATCTGTTCGCGGCGGTCGTCGGCACGACGCTCACGACCGTGGTCGTGTTCGCGCCGCTGGCGCTCTTGTCGGGCGTGACCGGCAGCTTCCTCGGCGCGCTGGCCGGGACCCTGGCCGCGGCGGTGCTGTGGTCGCTGATCTACGCGGTCACGATCACGCCGCTGCTGGCGCGGGTGGTGCTGCGCGCGCGCCCGGCCGCGGCGCCGCGGCGGCGCCTGACCCGCGCGATCGCCGGCGTCGTGCGCTGGACCGTCGGCCACGCCGTGGTCGCGGTCGCGGCGACGCTGGCGATCGTCGTCGTCGGGGCGCTGGCGCTGCGCGCGGTCAAGACCGGGTTCCTGCCGCCGATGGACGAGGGCGCGTTCGTGCTCGACTTCTTCACGCCGCCCGGCACGTCGCTCGAGGAGACCGACCGGGTCGCGCGCCGGATCGATCGGATCCTGGCGAGCACGCCCGAGGTCGTGACCTTCACGCGCCGCACCGGCGCCGAGATGGGCCCCGCCACCGCGACCCAGCAGAACACGGGCGACGTCATGGTCCGGCTGGTCGCGCCCGATCGGCGCGGCGCGATCGACGACGTGATCGATCGGGTCCGCGCGCGGATCGCGGCCGAGGTGCCGGAGGTGCGGTCAGTTCGCCAGGTGCCCAGGACGTGCTCGCGGATCGGCCGGCAACCCGGCGCCGATCGAGATCCGCCTGCTCGGCGACGATCCGCGCCAGCTGGCCGAGGTCGCGGCCGCGGTCGGGCCGAGCTCGCGGCGCTGCCCGAGCTGGTCGACTTCTTCGACGGCCGCGAGGGCGACGTGCCGATCGTGCGCCTGGCGGTCGATCGGCTGCGCACCGCCGCGCTCGGCCTCGACGTCGCCGCCCTCGCCGACGACCTGACGATCGCGTCGACCGGGCGCGTGGTCGCGCAGCTGCCGGCGCCGAGCCGCCCGCTCGACGTGCGCGTCCGCTTCGCCGATCGCACGCGCCTGAGCGCCGACGCGATGCTCGCGGCGCCGATGGCCTGGGCGCCGCGCGGGGTCGCGGTCGGCGCGGTCGTCGACGCCACCCGGCCCCCCGCGCCGTCGGAGCTCCGACGCGAGGGCCTGCGCCCGGCGGTGGTGATGACCGCCGCGGTCGCCGACGGCGACCTGGGCGCGGCCGAGCGCGCGGTGGCCCGGACGCTCGCGGCCGCCGGGCTCCCGCGCGGGGTCCAGGTCGAGGTCGGCGGTCAGGCCGCGTCGGCCGCCGCCGCCCAGCGCGAGCTGCTGCGGATCGCGCTGATCGGCGCGGTCCTGGTGCTGATCGTGCTGGTGATCCAGCTGCGCTCGCTGCGGCTGTCGCTGGTGGTGCTGACCGGCGCGCCGCTGGCGGTGGTCGGCGCGCTCGCGACCCTGTGGGCGACCGGCATCGCGCTCGACGTGTCGTCGCTGGCCGGCTGCATCTTGCTGGTCGGGCTCGTGGTCAAGAACGGCATCCTCTTGCTCGAGCACGCCCAGCAGGAGCTCCAGGCCGGGGTCGCGCTCGCCGACGCGCTCGTCGCCGCGGTCGAGCGCCGGCTGCGGCCGGTGGTCATGACCACGCTGGCGACCCTGGCCGGCCTGCTGCCGCTCGCCGCCGGCGTCGGCGCCGGGGCGTCGCTGCAGCGACCGCTGGCGGTGGCGGTGATCGGCGGGCTGCTGGTCTCGCCGGCCATCGCGGGCCTGGCCGCGCTGACCCGCGTCGGGCCCCGCGCGCTCGACGCGTGAGCCGCGCCGCCGCGCCGCCCCGGGCGCGGTCAGGCGTAGCGGACGGCGTAGATCGGCGGCAGGTGGTGCGCCACGGCGTGCCAGCGGTCGCCCTGATCGTCGGTGACCCACAGGTTGCCGGTGCTCGAGCCGAACGCGAGCTGATCGCCGTCGTCGGCGATCGCCAGCGCGTGCCGGAACACCAGGTCGTAGGCGTGGGCCTGGGGCAGGCCCTCGCGCAGCGCCGTGAAGCTGCGGCCGCCGTCGCGGGTGCGGTTGACCAGCACCCGCCCGTCGATGAGCGTGCGCTTCTGATCGGAGTGCGCCGGCACGAACCACGCGGTGTCGGGCTCGCGCGGGTGCACGACCACCGGGAAGCCGAAGCTCGACGGCTCGGCCGTGAGCTGGGTCCACGACGCCAGATCGTCGGTCGAGCGCCAGATGCCCATGTGGTGCTGGCACCAGAACACGGTCGGATCGCTCGGCGCCTGCACGACGCAGTGCGGGTCCTGGTTCTCGGGCTCCTCGGCCTGCTCGGGCGGCACGTAGCCGGCCTTCATGCCGCGGGTGTGGGCGGTCCAGGTCGCGCCGGCGTCGCGGGTCCGCCAGACCCCGCCGCTCGACACCGCGATCACGACCGCGCGCGGATCGCGCGGGTCGACGCAGATCGAGTGGATCGCGGCGTGGTCGGCGCCGCCGCCGTTCCACTTCAACCGCGTCGGGTGGTTCCAGAGCGCCTCGACCAGCCGCCAGGTGGCGCCGCGATCGTCGGACCGGAACAGCCCGCCCGGCATCGTGCCGCACCACAGCGCGCCGTCGGCGTCGAGCGCCGGCGCCAGGGCCCACACGCCCTTGGTCGCCCACTCGCGGTCGCGGCCCCACATGTCCTTGTCGACGAAGCCCTCGGGCTTGGGCGGGTAGGCCGGCGTCGCGATCTCGGTGAACGTGGCGCCGCCGTCGTCGGAGCGGTGCAGCTTGACGCCGAAGTGGCCGTGATCGAGGACGACGTACCAGGCGCCGTCGCGACGATCGACCAGCGCCAGGGTGACGTTGTCACCGACGAACAGGGACCGGGTGATCGCGGCGGCGCCGCCGCGGCCCTCGATCACGAACAGGCCCTTGCGGGTCGACACGAGCAGCGGCGTCTCGGACATCGTTCATCCTCCTGATAGGGCCTGCATGACGTAGATCTCGGACGCGGGGCCGACCGCGTCGCTCTGGCCGGCCCGATCGACCAGCTGCTGACCGTCGACGAACACCGCCATGTGCTTGCGCACGGCGCCGTGCTCATCGACCACGTACCCGCGCAGCCGCGGGTTGTCGGCGAACACGCGCTCGAGCACCTCGCGCACCGTCGCGCCCGCGGCGTCGACCGACGGGCACGCCACGTGGCGCGCCAGGTTGGGCGTGAACACGACCGTCGCCATGGCCCGCCAAGCTACCGCGGCGGGTCGCGGGCCGTCCAGACCTGCCACACTCCCGCCATGGCCCGACGCACCAGCTTCGAGATCGCCACCCGCGGCCGCGGCACCCACGAGATCACCCGCGACGTCGCCGCGGCGATCCCAGCCGACGCCGGCGACGCGCTCGCGCTGGTGTTCTGTCACCACACCAGCGCCTCGCTGATCGTGTGCGAGCGCGCCGACCCGACGGTGCGGGCCGATCTCGAGCGGTTCATGGCGGCGGTGGTGCCCGACGGCGATCCGATGTTCGAGCACGCGGACGAGGGCGACGACGACATGCCGGCCCACGTCCGCACGATCCTCACCCAGACCAGCCTGACCGTGCCGATCCACGGCGGGCGGCTCGACCTCGGCACCTGGCAAGGCCTGTACCTGTGGGAGCACCGCGCCGCGCCGCACCGCCGGCGCGTGTCGGTGACGATCGTCGGGTAGCGCCGGGGTTGTCGACGAGGATCGCGCGCGATCGGTGAGAGGACCGTGTGATGCCGCGCGGGCGCGGCCCGCGCATCCTGGGCTCCATGAAGCTCACCGCTGTCCTCGTCGCCCTCCCCGTCGTCCTCACCGCCGCGCCGGCCCTGGCCGGCCCCAAGCACAACCTCAACGTCGCGGTGACCCCGCCGGCCGGCGTGCTGGTCGATCAGTTCGGCCACTACAACGTCCGCGTCACCAACACCGGCAACCGCAACGCCAGCGGCGTCACGCTGACGATCGCGCTGCCCCGCACCCACACCAGCCCGCAGGTGTTCATCATGGGCAACCTGGCCAACGTCGACGGGCGCTGCTCGCTGAGCGCCCAGACGCTGACCTGCGGCCTCGGGCAGATCAACAAGAACGGCGCCTACACCGACGTCGGCTTCGATCTCAAGCTGCCCTACAGCACCGCGGCGCTCGACTTCACGTACACCGCCAACCCGATCAGCGGCGACGCCAACCCGGCCAACAACACGCTGGCGACCACGGTCGCGCCCGGCTTCCCCAGCCAGCCGATCACGACCGACCTGTCGATGCAGCACGATCACTGCACGGGCACCAACCTGACGTCGTTCTTCGAGTGCGCGCTGTTCCCGAGCTCGATCGCCGGCTTCGCGGCCGACTACGCGATCGCCGGCAACGCGATCACGATCCCGGGCGAGCCCGACTTCAGCGGCACCTGGTCGCAGGCCGGCGGCGCCGATCACCTCGAGGTGACGTTCAGCGATCTGTCGGGCCCGGTCGGCTCGATCGACGCGCGCGCGGTCGGCAACGGCTGCTTCGAGGGCCCGATGACCTTCGCGCCGCCCAGCCCCTACGTCGCGATCTATCGCATCTGCCCCTGACCGTCATCACGGCGCCGGGGCGCGCCGCAGCAGCGGCAGGCCCCAGGTGGCGTCGGCGTCGGCGATGAGCTCCGCGGCGGTCGCGGTCAGGGCCCGCAGGTCCCAGCGCAGCACCAGGCCGTCCCAGCCGGCCGACCACAGCGCGCCGGCGGCGAAGCCGACCCACGCGACCCGGGCCTGGTGCCCGCGCAGGTGCGCGACCCGCCGCCCATCGGCCGCCGCCCACACCTCGATCGTGCCGGCGGTCGTGCCGGCCGCGATCCAGCGATCGTCGGGTGACACCGCGATGTCGAGGATGCCGTCGACCGCGCCGGCCAGCGCGGTGACGACCCGGCCGTCGCGGGCGCGGATCGTGGGCGCGCCGTCGCCGGTCACGGCCACGCGCGCGCCGTCCGAGAACGGCGCCAGCGCGATCGCGCCGGGGGCGTCGAACAGCCGCGCGAGCGCGGTGCCGCGGGCCCGCCAGACCTGGCCGTCCCGGGTCAGGAGCCACAGCGTGTTGTGATCGGGCGTGGGCTCGGCGTCGCCGAACATCGCGGTGCGCACGTCGGTGCGGCGCCGGTCGGCCGACCACCAGGTCAGGCCGGCGTCGTAGGGCACGACCGCGACCGCGCCGTCGTCCAGGTACGCGACCCGGTGGGCGCCGTAGCTCGACGGATCGGCGAACACGATCTGACCGTCGGCGGCGTCGATCAGCGCCAGCCCCGGGTGCCCGGCGTGCGCGACCGCGACCTGGCGCCCGTCGCGCGCGATGTCGACGCGCTTGATCACGCCGGGGCCGACCACCGGCTCCGCCCGGAGGTGCCCGAGCCGCGTCGACCACAGCGACACCCGCCCGTCGCCGCGCGCGGCCACGACCAGGCTCCCGTCGGCCGCGATCGCCGCGCCCGCGAGGCCGGCCGGGGCCGTGAACCGGCGCGCGTCGGGCGCCGCCGGGATCCGCCAGCGCCACCAGCTGGTGCCGCCGGTGACCAGCTCGTCGCCGACGACCTCGACCCGGGTGCCGGCGCGCTCGGGCAGCCGCAGGAGCTCGGTGTCGAGGCCGCGCCCCCACACGTGGACGCCGCCGCGCTCGCCGGCGATCGCCACGAGGTCGCCGACCACGCGCAGCCGGCGGACCGGCTCGGGCAGGACCGCGCGCGACGCCGTCACGGTGCCCGTGATCAGGTCGAGCAGCGCGACGTCGCCGTGGATGCCGCCGATCGCGAGGGTGCGCTCGTCGGCGTCGAGCGCGGCCGAGCTGGCCGGCCGCGCCCGATCGAACGGGACGGCGGCCACGGTCGTCGGCGCGCCGCGGGCGGCGATCCGGACCGCGCGCCCGTCGCCGCACACCACGAACACCTCGGCGCGGCCGACCGCGACCGCGTCGATCGTGGCCTTCGCGCACGGGTGCGAGAGCGGCCGCGCCAGGGCCCGGTCTGGCGCCAGCAGGAACAGATCGCGCTGGTTGTAGAGCACCACCCGGGTGGCCGCGCGATCGCGGACCAGCCCGTCGACCAGCGGCGGCACCGGGCCGCGCGCGCGGACCCGGCCGTCGGCGCCGTCGAGGATCGTGACCGCGACCCCGCGCTCGAGCGCGATCACGTAGCGCCCGTCGAGCCCGAGCACGTGGGTCGCCGACGACGGGCGCCGCCAGCGCGGCGCGGCGGCGCCGACGTCCCACAGCGCCAGCTCGTGGTCGCGCTGGCACACGAACGTGGTCGCGCCGTCGGGGATGATCCGGGCGCAGCCCGCCACGTCCTGGCGCGCCAGCGCCTGCGGCCGGCCCTCGGCCCGGGTCGCGGCGAGCACGCCCCGGGCCTCGATCGACTCACCGGCCGCCAGGGCCCGGGCCGCGAACGCCTCGGCCTCGGCCACGTCGCCGGCCACCAGCGCCGCGACCGCGCTGCGATCGAGCGCCCACGCCAGCGCGTCGGTGGTGTCGACCAGCGCGGCGGTGGCGCGGCGCTCGGCCGCGATCGCGCGCCGCTGCTCGCCGGCGATCCGGCTCCACGTCAGCGCCAGCACGACCCCGCCGGCCACGAGCCCCGCGGTCACCGCCGCGACCTGCCAGCGCCAGGCGTGGATCAACCGGCGCGCGAGCTCCGCGGTCGAGTACAGGTGGGCGCCGACGCGCCGCCCGTCGAGGTAGGCCGAGACGTCCGCGGCCAGGCCCGCGGCGTCGGGGTAGCGCTCGGCCGGCGTCCACCCCAGCGCCTTGGTCGCGATCGCGATCAGCTCGGGCGGGCAGCGCTCGGGCCACGCCCGCGCCGGCGCGCTCGGCGCCGCGAGCTGCGCCAGGATCTCGATGCGGCTCGCCGGCATCAGGCACGCGCCGGCCAGGACCTCGCCGAGGATCGCGCCGAGCGACCACACGTCGCTGGCGCAGCTCGACGGCTCGCCGCGGGCGCGCTC
The sequence above is a segment of the Myxococcales bacterium genome. Coding sequences within it:
- a CDS encoding protein kinase; translated protein: MTIGRDRDDQRSGAGWSEPRGPAPRADAHPFAVDADDRYRDVELAGTGGMGTVMVAHDRRLGREVAVKRILAEPDDTDAAIRLAREAAITARLEHPSIIPIYDAGVGPDGRAYYAMRLVRGRSLAEVLTDATDLAARLALVRPFLAVCQALAYSHRHDVLHRDLKPANIMIGEFGEVYVVDWGLARVVTEPEPEHEAQAGTAAYLAPERARGEPSSCASDVWSLGAILGEVLAGACLMPASRIEILAQLAAPSAPARAWPERCPPELIAIATKALGWTPAERYPDAAGLAADVSAYLDGRRVGAHLYSTAELARRLIHAWRWQVAAVTAGLVAGGVVLALTWSRIAGEQRRAIAAERRATAALVDTTDALAWALDRSAVAALVAGDVAEAEAFAARALAAGESIEARGVLAATRAEGRPQALARQDVAGCARIIPDGATTFVCQRDHELALWDVGAAAPRWRRPSSATHVLGLDGRYVIALERGVAVTILDGADGRVRARGPVPPLVDGLVRDRAATRVVLYNQRDLFLLAPDRALARPLSHPCAKATIDAVAVGRAEVFVVCGDGRAVRIAARGAPTTVAAVPFDRARPASSAALDADERTLAIGGIHGDVALLDLITGTVTASRAVLPEPVRRLRVVGDLVAIAGERGGVHVWGRGLDTELLRLPERAGTRVEVVGDELVTGGTSWWRWRIPAAPDARRFTAPAGLAGAAIAADGSLVVAARGDGRVSLWSTRLGHLRAEPVVGPGVIKRVDIARDGRQVAVAHAGHPGLALIDAADGQIVFADPSSYGAHRVAYLDDGAVAVVPYDAGLTWWSADRRRTDVRTAMFGDAEPTPDHNTLWLLTRDGQVWRARGTALARLFDAPGAIALAPFSDGARVAVTGDGAPTIRARDGRVVTALAGAVDGILDIAVSPDDRWIAAGTTAGTIEVWAAADGRRVAHLRGHQARVAWVGFAAGALWSAGWDGLVLRWDLRALTATAAELIADADATWGLPLLRRAPAP